The DNA sequence TGAGCAGTGGAGCTCGATTATGATACGCGCAACGCTGATGGCTTTACTAATAGGTGTTTTGTTATCGGGATGTCGTTCCTCCTCAACACCCTCTGGCCCCGCCGGATTGTTCGCCAGTGGCTATTTGACCGAAGAGGGATCTCTGAGACTCTGGCGTCAGGACAGCCAGGGAGAACCGCGGCGAGTGTTTACTTTCTATTCTCCATTCTCAAGGGCTTACAGCGAAACCACCGATTACCACTGGCAGGAAAGTAAATTGATTGCTGTTGAACAAATTCGGAAAGGTAAACAAGGAGATGTTTCAACAACGGAGGTCCGTTTTGACAGCCGTGGCGAATTAATTTTTATGCAGCGTCAACAGGCAGGCCGTCGGGAAAGTTTAACGGCAGAGACGGTATCACGTTTGCAATTCGAGGCCTCCCGTTTGCGCGAGAGCAGTGATGATCTCAGGCGCGGAGATGTTGTTCTGCGGCAGGCACAATGGACGGAGCGTCATCAGGCGATCGCTTGTCAGGGCGAACAGCAGCAACCACAGTTTAACGAGACAACACTACGGCTGATTGACGCATACAGTAAAACTACAATCGGACCACGTTTTATCGCCTGGTTAGAGGGGCCAGAAAAAACCACGCAACT is a window from the Erwinia sp. genome containing:
- a CDS encoding hypothetical protein (ID:JIFNMEKO_03508;~source:Prodigal:2.6) is translated as MIRATLMALLIGVLLSGCRSSSTPSGPAGLFASGYLTEEGSLRLWRQDSQGEPRRVFTFYSPFSRAYSETTDYHWQESKLIAVEQIRKGKQGDVSTTEVRFDSRGELIFMQRQQAGRRESLTAETVSRLQFEASRLRESSDDLRRGDVVLRQAQWTERHQAIACQGEQQQPQFNETTLRLIDAYSKTTIGPRFIAWLEGPEKTTQLLLLSSENLCQNEPDKTTF